CCAGGCGCGGCGTTCGGCGTTGCTGACGACGGTCTCGAGGAGGCTGATGGGGAGGCGCTGCGAGACGCCGGCGTGGTCGTCGACGCGGGCGTCCTCGCGGGCGCGGAAGGCGGTCCGCTCGACCGCTTCGGCGACCCAGGCGGGCAGCTCCAGGTCGCCGCCGCGCGCCGTCCACGCCTCCTGCAGGGTGATGCGGAGGCCGGCGTCGACGGTGTCGGGGTCGTGCGTGCGGACTTGGCTCCCGATGCGGTCCTTGAGGGGCGTGACGATGCGACCGCGGGCGGTGTAGTCCTCGGGGTTCGCGCTGAACACCGTCAGGACGTCGAGGGGGAGGCGGACGGGGTAGCCGCGGATCTGTACGTCCCCCTCCTGCATGACGTTGAACAGCGCGACCTGGACCTTGCCGGCGAGGTCGGGGAGTTCGTTGACGGCGAAGATCCCGCGGTGGGCGCGGGGCAACAGCCCATAGTGGACGGCGCGTTCGTCGCCGAGCTTCGTGCCCAACCGCGACGCCTTGATGGGGTCGACGTCGCCGACGAGGTCGGCGACGGTGACGTCGGGCGTCGCGAGCTTCTCGACGTACCGCTCGGCGCGGGGCCGCCAGGCGATGGCGGCGTCGTCGCCGTGCGCCGCGACGAGGTCGCGCCCCTCGCGGGTCGTGGGGGCGAGCGGGTCGTCGGGGAGTTCCGCGTCGGCGAGGACCGGCTGGACGTCGTCGAGCAGGTCCGCGACGGCGCGCAGCAGCCGCGTCTTGGCCTGCCCGCGCGTACCGAGGAGGATCAGGTCGTGCTTCGCGAGGAGGGCGTTGACGATGCCGGGGACGACGGTGCGGTCGTACCCGACGATGCCGGGGAACACCGGGCCCCCCTGCGCGAGGCGGGCGCGGAGGTTGGCGCGCACCTCGTC
The Trueperaceae bacterium DNA segment above includes these coding regions:
- a CDS encoding magnesium chelatase, which produces MDASDAPRPTTLGALRASPWAEHAGRSVRDEVRANLRARLAQGGPVFPGIVGYDRTVVPGIVNALLAKHDLILLGTRGQAKTRLLRAVADLLDDVQPVLADAELPDDPLAPTTREGRDLVAAHGDDAAIAWRPRAERYVEKLATPDVTVADLVGDVDPIKASRLGTKLGDERAVHYGLLPRAHRGIFAVNELPDLAGKVQVALFNVMQEGDVQIRGYPVRLPLDVLTVFSANPEDYTARGRIVTPLKDRIGSQVRTHDPDTVDAGLRITLQEAWTARGGDLELPAWVAEAVERTAFRAREDARVDDHAGVSQRLPISLLETVVSNAERRAWAHGRDRVVARVRDLEGGLAAVTGKLELAYEGELRGAEAVARDVMRDAVGATFDAHAGDVDVASVVDFFEGDAVLRLPDDDVDARLAAMAAVPGLLDAADALLADAAADAELRDAATEFVLEGLVAKKRIARSEERGYEKAEPDARSAAFARTRWN